The Coriobacteriia bacterium genome contains the following window.
CACGGCGTCGGCGACGTCCGAGAGGTCGGTGAAGGACCCCCCGAAGCTCTCGGGCTCGGTCAGCACGCTTATGGCGGCGGCCCCGCCGTCCTGGTAGTGCAGGGCCTGCTTGGACGCCTCGCAGTCCGGCGCGATCGGTCCCGCCGAGGGCGAGGCCTTCTTCACCTCGGCGATGACCGCCACGTCCGGGCGGTTCGTGAGGGCGGCGGAGAAGTCGCGCGGAGGCCGCGCGCAGCACGCCAGGCGTTCGCGGTCGGCGGGCGCCAGCGCGCCATACTCCCTGGCGATCCGCGCGGACCTGCGTGCCGTCATGGCCTCGAGGAAGTTCACGACGCCTCCGCCCCCGAAGCGGCGGCCGCCCGCTCCTCGGCGAGCCGCGAGCTCACCGCGACGAGCGCCTCCAGCCTGGCGGCCGCCTCGCCGCCGTCGATGGCGCGCCGCGCCAGGTGCACGCCCTCGGCGAAGTCCTCCGCCGCCCCGCCGGCCACGAGCGCCGCGGCGGCGTTCATGAGCACGACGTCGCGCCTCCCGTCGTGCGCCCCGCTCAGCACCTCCCGCAGCGCGTCGGCGTTGGAGGCGGCGTCGCCGCCCGCGAGGTCGGCCACGGAGCCCCGGGCCACGCCGACCTGTTCGGGAGAGATCTCGTAGGTGCGGACGGCGCCGTCGAGGAACTCGCCGACCAGCGTCGGCCCGCTCGCCGAGACCTCGTCCATGCCCGGGTGGCCGTGCACGACCAGCACGCGCTTGGCCCCGAGCCGCCCCGCGACCTGCGCGAGGACGGGCACGAGCTTGGCGTCGTACACCCCGAGCAGCTGGCGCGTGGCGCCGGCGGGGTTGGTGAGCGGCCCGAGCACGTTGAACACGGTGCGGATCGCGATCTCCCGCCGCGGGCCGGCCGCGTGCCGCATCGAGGAGTGCAGCGCCTGCGCGAAGAGGAAGCCCACGCCGACCTCGTCGACACAGCGCGCCACGTCCTCCGGGGCGAGGTCGATGCGGACCCCTAGCGCCTCGAGCACGTCGGCGCTGCCCGACGCCGAGGACACCGCCCGGTTGCCGTGTTTGGCGATCGGGACCCCCGCGCCCGCGACGACGAACGCGGTGGTCGTCGAGATGTTGAAGGTGGCCAGGCCGTCCCCGCCGGTCCCGCACGTGTCCACGTAGCGCTCCACGCGGGGGCGCACGGGAGTGGCGCGCTCGCGCATGGCGCGCGCGAAACCGACGATCTCCTCGACCGTCTCGCCCTTCATGCGCATCGCGGTCACCAGCGCCGAGATCTGGGCGGGGGTGGCCTCGCCGTCCATGATCGCGCCCATCGCCTCGTGCGCCTCGTCCTCGGGAAGCGACTCACCGGCGGCGACCCTGCGGATGGCCGCGCGGACGACCTCCGAGAAGCCGGCGGCGGTGGCGGGCGGTGGCGCGGCGGGCGGCGCCTCGGCGGCCTCCTCGGGAGCGATCTCGCCCGCCAGCTCCAGGAAGTTGCGCAGCACGACCACGCCCTCGGGCGTGAGCACGCTCTCGGGGTGGAACTGCACGCCGAAGACCGGCAGGTCCGCATGCTGGAGCGCCATCACCAGCCCGTCGGCGGTGCGCGCGGTGACGCGCAGGACCTCGGGCAGCGAGCCGGCCTCGACGGCCAGCGAGTGGTACCGGGTCGCCGTGAACGGGCTCGGCATCCGGGCCAGGACGCCCGCGCCCTCGTGCAGCACGTCGGCGGTCTTGCCGTGGACCGGGACGGGCGCGCGGCCGACGACACCGCCGTAGACCTCGGCGATGCACTGATGACCCAGGCAGACGCCCAGCACCGGCACGTCCCGGTCACCCGCGAGCCGGATCACGTCCCGCGACACGCCCGCATCGTCCGGAGTCCCCGGACCGGGGGAGATCACGACCCCGGCCGGCGCGAGCGCCAGCATCTCCTCGGCGCTCATCGCGTCGTTGCGCTCGACCCGCACGTCGGCTCCGAGCGCGGCCAGCAGCTGCACGAGGTTGTAGGTGAACGAGTCGTAGTTGTCGACCACGAG
Protein-coding sequences here:
- the trpD gene encoding anthranilate phosphoribosyltransferase codes for the protein MILVVDNYDSFTYNLVQLLAALGADVRVERNDAMSAEEMLALAPAGVVISPGPGTPDDAGVSRDVIRLAGDRDVPVLGVCLGHQCIAEVYGGVVGRAPVPVHGKTADVLHEGAGVLARMPSPFTATRYHSLAVEAGSLPEVLRVTARTADGLVMALQHADLPVFGVQFHPESVLTPEGVVVLRNFLELAGEIAPEEAAEAPPAAPPPATAAGFSEVVRAAIRRVAAGESLPEDEAHEAMGAIMDGEATPAQISALVTAMRMKGETVEEIVGFARAMRERATPVRPRVERYVDTCGTGGDGLATFNISTTTAFVVAGAGVPIAKHGNRAVSSASGSADVLEALGVRIDLAPEDVARCVDEVGVGFLFAQALHSSMRHAAGPRREIAIRTVFNVLGPLTNPAGATRQLLGVYDAKLVPVLAQVAGRLGAKRVLVVHGHPGMDEVSASGPTLVGEFLDGAVRTYEISPEQVGVARGSVADLAGGDAASNADALREVLSGAHDGRRDVVLMNAAAALVAGGAAEDFAEGVHLARRAIDGGEAAARLEALVAVSSRLAEERAAAASGAEAS